A stretch of the Myxosarcina sp. GI1 genome encodes the following:
- a CDS encoding PH domain-containing protein gives MGIKEEVYYEGGPHVGDLIFNILLAFTVICIPLTVGAIVRALWLRYRITDRRISVIGGWMGRERTDIIYSEIVKIVNVPRGIGLWGDIVITLKDKSRLEMRAVPQFRDICDYISQRVAEKTGRSVEAIQAN, from the coding sequence ATGGGCATTAAAGAAGAAGTATATTACGAAGGTGGTCCTCATGTGGGAGACCTGATATTTAATATTTTATTGGCATTTACAGTAATTTGTATTCCTCTTACAGTCGGTGCGATTGTTAGAGCCTTGTGGTTGCGCTATCGAATTACCGATCGCCGTATTTCTGTAATCGGTGGCTGGATGGGTAGGGAACGTACCGATATTATCTATTCGGAAATAGTTAAGATAGTTAATGTTCCCAGAGGCATCGGCTTATGGGGTGATATCGTAATTACTCTTAAAGATAAGAGTCGCTTAGAAATGCGAGCAGTCCCTCAATTTAGAGATATATGCGACTATATTTCTCAACGAGTGGCTGAAAAAACAGGTAGATCGGTTGAAGCAATACAAGCAAACTAG
- the yidC gene encoding membrane protein insertase YidC → MDFGIGFLSNNVMLPILDFFYGIVPSYGFAIIALTLVIRFAVFPLSAGQIRNMRKMKIVQPLMKERQEQIKQRYKNDTAKQQEEMSKLMQEFGNPLAGCAPLLLQMPILFALFATLRGSPFTNTPYDINVQIFPQEQIERIEPEAFETKAKNIYINDGVHYKIAALLPGGNKLAVGETTKVELQTAEGRSFKTLVAEDPEAQINEPDIEITKGSERLKVNKDGTITALEPGDATVRVTVPGIAANTGFLFIKALGRVGVTDENGNINFDILSMVLLFGIGIYINQQLSGSQSAGQGADQQQTVNKITPLLFSGMFLFFPLPAGVLMYIVVANFFQMGQTWFLMREPLPENLQKILEEQEKAESDREALPFERKRSKKKEKTSG, encoded by the coding sequence ATGGATTTTGGTATTGGCTTTCTCTCAAACAACGTTATGCTGCCAATCCTGGACTTTTTTTACGGGATTGTGCCTAGCTACGGTTTTGCAATTATCGCTTTAACTTTGGTAATTCGCTTTGCCGTTTTTCCTTTAAGTGCGGGGCAAATTCGCAACATGCGAAAAATGAAAATTGTCCAACCTTTAATGAAGGAGCGACAAGAACAAATCAAACAAAGGTATAAAAACGATACCGCCAAACAGCAAGAAGAAATGTCAAAATTGATGCAGGAGTTTGGCAATCCTCTAGCTGGTTGTGCGCCTTTGTTATTGCAAATGCCAATCTTATTTGCTCTGTTTGCTACCCTTAGAGGATCGCCTTTTACCAACACTCCCTACGATATCAACGTACAAATTTTCCCCCAGGAACAGATCGAACGCATCGAACCCGAAGCTTTTGAAACTAAAGCTAAAAATATTTACATAAATGACGGCGTTCACTACAAAATAGCAGCATTATTACCAGGCGGAAATAAGCTGGCTGTAGGCGAAACAACTAAAGTAGAATTACAAACTGCCGAAGGTAGATCGTTTAAAACTTTAGTAGCCGAAGATCCAGAAGCGCAAATTAATGAACCAGATATAGAAATAACTAAAGGTAGCGAAAGGCTAAAAGTCAATAAAGACGGTACGATTACCGCTCTAGAACCAGGGGATGCAACCGTAAGGGTAACTGTTCCAGGTATTGCAGCTAATACGGGATTTTTGTTTATCAAAGCCTTGGGCAGAGTTGGCGTAACCGACGAAAATGGCAATATCAACTTTGATATTTTGTCGATGGTACTGTTGTTCGGAATTGGTATTTATATCAACCAGCAACTAAGCGGTTCGCAGTCGGCAGGGCAGGGAGCAGACCAGCAGCAAACGGTAAATAAAATTACTCCTCTGTTGTTTAGCGGTATGTTTTTGTTTTTTCCTCTACCTGCTGGAGTTTTGATGTATATCGTGGTGGCTAACTTCTTTCAGATGGGTCAAACTTGGTTTTTAATGCGGGAACCCCTACCAGAAAATCTGCAAAAAATCCTCGAAGAACAGGAAAAAGCCGAATCAGATAGAGAAGCTCTGCCATTCGAGCGCAAACGCTCCAAGAAAAAAGAGAAAACCTCGGGTTAG
- a CDS encoding R3H domain-containing nucleic acid-binding protein, with the protein MESQVEQSQQWLQTLLSLMGITATVTKEGFAKIESDRDSDWLNIEPANLTPQQQEQLIGDKGENLDAIQYLANTLVNLKLDSAAQKSLTIELDGYRTRRYDELLSLSESTAEQVRQTGKEIEIPNLSSAERKQIHTLLQDAEDLATESRGQEPNRRLVVRLQQ; encoded by the coding sequence GTGGAAAGTCAAGTAGAACAAAGCCAGCAGTGGTTACAAACCCTGTTATCCCTAATGGGTATAACCGCTACGGTAACTAAGGAAGGATTTGCCAAAATAGAAAGCGATCGCGACTCTGATTGGTTGAATATCGAACCAGCCAATCTTACTCCCCAACAGCAAGAGCAGTTAATAGGCGACAAAGGTGAAAATTTAGACGCTATTCAGTATTTAGCCAATACTTTAGTCAACTTAAAGTTAGATTCAGCAGCGCAAAAGTCACTGACCATCGAATTAGATGGCTATCGTACCAGACGCTATGATGAATTATTAAGTTTGAGCGAATCGACAGCAGAACAGGTTCGCCAAACGGGAAAAGAGATAGAAATCCCTAATTTATCTTCAGCAGAACGAAAGCAGATTCATACTTTATTGCAAGACGCTGAAGATTTAGCTACCGAAAGTCGCGGTCAAGAGCCAAATCGTAGATTGGTGGTACGATTGCAGCAATAA
- a CDS encoding DUF177 domain-containing protein codes for MQAIYIPNLLKASGRKLEIAIEDRIAEFSTLTPVKGNLVVRHGGNFLEVVAKVETIVTLTCDRCLQSYNYRLAIDNSEIIWLELAGEIEDLPAEREVSTEDLSETLPPNGYFDPESWLYEQLCLATPLRQLCGKECQGTTQTSTASELPVDSRWSSLAALKEQLPRSE; via the coding sequence ATGCAAGCAATATATATTCCCAATCTGCTAAAAGCATCGGGACGCAAATTAGAGATTGCAATCGAAGATCGCATTGCCGAATTTTCGACTCTGACTCCCGTAAAAGGCAACTTAGTTGTCAGGCATGGAGGTAACTTTTTAGAAGTTGTCGCTAAAGTCGAAACCATAGTTACCCTGACTTGCGATCGCTGCCTGCAAAGTTACAATTATCGTTTGGCGATCGATAACTCAGAAATAATCTGGCTGGAATTGGCTGGAGAAATAGAAGACTTGCCAGCAGAAAGAGAAGTATCTACAGAAGATCTGTCCGAAACCTTACCTCCCAACGGCTATTTTGACCCCGAAAGTTGGCTTTACGAACAGTTGTGCCTGGCAACTCCTTTACGTCAGCTATGTGGTAAAGAATGCCAGGGAACTACTCAAACATCTACCGCTAGCGAACTCCCTGTCGATAGCCGTTGGTCTTCTCTAGCAGCGTTAAAAGAGCAGTTGCCCCGTAGTGAATAG
- a CDS encoding AarF/ABC1/UbiB kinase family protein: MPQQTVEPSLSNVETVTVPSEPVAEPIDINVAYEEPKSNEDEDWRYNPDRITAQYRRRPFTVIGRLITIISTFAVFAFGIWWDKFTGSSESKERKRAIQLRNILTRLGPAYIKIGQALSTRPDLVPPTYLEELATLQDKLPSFPNRVAFQFIEEELGKKPEEIYAELSPEPIAAASLGQVYKGKLKTGEEVAVKVQRPDLNRRITLDIYIMRSIAIWVQNNIKQVRSNLVAITDELAERIFEETNYNQEGRNAEKFKELYGYIEEIYVPKIYWDYTGKRVLTMEWITGNKLTDVAAIQAQGINATHLVEIGVECSLRQLLEHGFFHADPHPGNLLAMPDGRLAYLDFGMMSRIKPYQRYGLIEAVVHLVNRDFEALAEDYIKLDFLTPDTNLKPIIPALANVFGNALGASVAELNFKSITDQMSAMMYEFPFTVPAYYALIIRSMVTLEGIAIGIEPDFKVLSKAYPYVAKRLLTDPAPELRASLRDLLFKEEGFRWHRLENLLRNATSSKDYDFDKVVDQALDYLYSDRGTFIRDRIADEIVNAIDLFGRRTISDLSNTLRQRVGIKVTEAPVKTERDSYTITHLRNIIGILQQTSGFNPRRLVSLVSKIISKPETQTMGQKVAEGLAQKMAARLIRNLLLENEEQDNNLSKPYRNPKFRPALPPTAAVNG; encoded by the coding sequence ATGCCCCAACAAACAGTAGAACCATCATTATCAAATGTAGAAACCGTAACCGTGCCATCCGAGCCTGTTGCCGAACCTATAGACATTAACGTTGCCTACGAAGAACCCAAATCTAATGAAGATGAAGACTGGCGTTACAATCCCGATCGCATTACCGCACAGTATCGTCGTCGTCCCTTTACAGTTATTGGCAGACTGATTACCATTATTTCTACCTTTGCTGTCTTTGCTTTTGGAATCTGGTGGGACAAGTTTACTGGTAGTTCGGAATCAAAAGAACGTAAAAGAGCCATTCAATTAAGAAATATTTTAACCAGGTTAGGACCTGCGTACATCAAAATCGGTCAGGCTTTATCTACCAGACCCGATTTAGTACCACCGACTTATTTGGAAGAATTGGCAACTCTACAAGATAAGCTACCTTCCTTTCCCAACAGAGTGGCTTTTCAGTTTATTGAAGAAGAACTGGGTAAAAAGCCAGAAGAAATTTATGCCGAACTCTCTCCAGAACCGATCGCCGCAGCTTCTTTGGGACAGGTGTATAAAGGCAAACTTAAAACTGGTGAAGAAGTAGCAGTAAAAGTTCAACGTCCCGATTTAAATCGCCGCATAACCTTGGATATTTACATAATGCGGTCAATAGCTATTTGGGTTCAGAACAATATCAAACAAGTGCGTTCTAATTTAGTAGCTATCACCGACGAACTAGCAGAACGTATTTTTGAAGAGACTAACTACAACCAAGAAGGACGCAACGCCGAAAAATTCAAAGAACTCTACGGTTATATCGAAGAAATTTACGTCCCTAAGATTTATTGGGACTATACGGGCAAGCGCGTCCTTACTATGGAGTGGATAACGGGGAATAAACTAACCGATGTTGCGGCAATTCAGGCACAGGGAATAAATGCCACTCATTTGGTTGAAATTGGCGTAGAATGCTCTCTTAGACAATTACTCGAACATGGATTTTTTCATGCCGATCCTCATCCTGGTAACTTGCTGGCAATGCCCGACGGCAGACTGGCATATTTAGACTTTGGCATGATGAGTCGAATTAAGCCCTATCAGCGTTACGGTTTAATCGAGGCAGTAGTACATCTAGTAAACCGCGATTTTGAAGCTCTAGCAGAAGACTACATCAAATTAGATTTTTTAACCCCCGATACTAATTTAAAACCCATAATTCCTGCCTTGGCTAACGTCTTTGGTAATGCTCTGGGTGCTAGCGTTGCCGAACTAAACTTTAAAAGCATCACCGATCAGATGTCGGCAATGATGTATGAGTTTCCTTTTACAGTTCCTGCTTATTACGCGCTGATTATTCGCTCGATGGTAACTTTAGAAGGAATTGCTATTGGCATCGAACCAGATTTTAAAGTTTTGAGTAAAGCCTATCCCTATGTCGCCAAGCGTCTGTTGACCGATCCCGCTCCAGAATTAAGGGCTTCTTTAAGAGACTTGTTATTTAAAGAAGAAGGATTTCGCTGGCATCGTTTGGAAAACCTCTTACGCAATGCCACTAGTTCTAAAGATTATGATTTTGATAAGGTAGTAGACCAAGCCTTAGATTATCTGTATAGCGATCGCGGTACGTTTATTCGCGATCGCATTGCCGATGAAATTGTCAACGCGATCGATCTTTTCGGTCGCAGAACCATTTCCGATTTATCTAATACTTTGCGTCAAAGAGTCGGTATAAAAGTAACTGAGGCACCCGTAAAAACAGAACGAGATTCCTATACTATTACTCATTTACGTAATATTATTGGTATTTTACAACAAACTTCAGGTTTTAATCCTCGTCGTTTGGTTTCTCTAGTCAGCAAAATAATTAGTAAGCCTGAAACACAAACAATGGGACAAAAAGTTGCCGAAGGGTTAGCTCAGAAAATGGCAGCCAGGTTAATTAGAAATTTACTTCTTGAAAATGAAGAACAAGACAACAATCTGTCAAAACCCTATCGAAATCCCAAATTCAGACCCGCGTTGCCACCAACAGCAGCCGTTAACGGGTAG
- a CDS encoding CsbD family protein — protein sequence MSTEERLKATAKNIEGKAQEAMGELTGDPQDEAEGKAKQKEATAQHQVENVKDDIKKAID from the coding sequence ATGAGTACAGAAGAGCGGCTAAAGGCTACGGCTAAAAATATTGAAGGTAAAGCTCAAGAAGCTATGGGCGAACTTACGGGCGATCCTCAAGATGAAGCGGAAGGTAAAGCCAAACAAAAAGAAGCAACTGCTCAACATCAAGTTGAAAATGTCAAAGATGACATCAAAAAAGCAATTGATTGA
- a CDS encoding CsbD family protein, whose protein sequence is MSIEDRLKATAKNVEGKAQEAIGELTGNPEDKAEGKAKQQEAKARHVVENAKDDIKRAID, encoded by the coding sequence ATGAGTATAGAAGATCGGCTCAAAGCCACAGCTAAAAATGTCGAAGGTAAAGCTCAAGAAGCTATAGGCGAACTTACAGGTAATCCTGAAGATAAAGCAGAAGGAAAAGCCAAACAACAAGAAGCCAAAGCTCGTCACGTTGTAGAGAATGCTAAAGACGATATCAAACGAGCTATCGATTAG
- a CDS encoding PD40 domain-containing protein, which translates to MSTEKITRPFDANSFLPTQILGITSKANGSKLVFQDSNGGLNIFDLNTNKIVTEINGVPNDTFSDVSINADSSKIAFSGGYDLAEFDITLGGNTIVNGVGDIFVFDLNTNKLNRVDGNNDSLSSSISADGSKVAFESFATNLVENDTNYNRDIFVYDLATEDIIRISGNNIGSFFPSINADGSKVAFVSDAFDPVTNNFSSNLYDLIIYDLNANEITTRIRGGGSVSFADDANRIVFASGASNLVEGDNNNSIDIFVYDLNTREIIRIGGNDDSFFPSITADGSKVAFASNASNLVEGDNNEATDIFIADVVFSDANTQTLNPIFNLISSTPKSDRLIGTKENDEIFAKEGNDIIFGKAGADLLWGQEGNDTITGGKDRDVFIVSADEGIDTITDFGGVGKGFNPSQAVIDRVDTLQFSGEGLTAENLIFTQQENNLEITFEGVEDTKVILQDFAIEDIDNLSSGIGNILFNFDSRVTDNFDVFNTEQIRGKVFNPNTVTFLNDLDNTVGGLENSNDVINGRGGNDILLGRSGNDILRGNDGDDFLDGDTGNDRLDGGAGNDRLFGGKREDRFVVRVQEGTDTIFDFQNGFDSLLLVEGLKFEPTFRRNKKITE; encoded by the coding sequence TTGAGTACAGAAAAAATTACTCGTCCTTTCGATGCCAATAGTTTTTTACCTACTCAAATACTAGGAATTACGAGTAAAGCCAACGGCAGTAAGCTAGTATTTCAAGATTCTAATGGTGGTCTTAATATCTTTGACTTAAATACTAATAAAATTGTTACTGAAATAAATGGTGTTCCCAATGATACTTTTTCTGATGTTTCAATTAATGCTGACAGCAGCAAAATTGCATTTTCTGGAGGTTACGATTTAGCAGAGTTCGATATTACTCTTGGTGGAAACACTATCGTCAATGGCGTAGGAGATATTTTTGTCTTCGATCTTAATACTAATAAGTTAAACCGTGTTGATGGTAATAATGATTCTCTTTCTTCTTCAATTAGTGCTGATGGCAGCAAAGTAGCATTTGAGTCTTTTGCTACAAATTTAGTGGAGAACGATACCAACTACAACCGAGACATATTCGTTTACGATTTAGCTACAGAAGACATTATCCGCATTAGCGGTAACAACATTGGTTCTTTTTTTCCTTCAATTAATGCTGATGGTAGCAAAGTGGCATTTGTGTCAGATGCTTTTGACCCTGTAACAAATAATTTCAGCTCTAATTTATATGATTTAATAATTTATGATTTGAACGCTAATGAAATTACAACACGCATCAGAGGTGGCGGTTCTGTCTCATTTGCCGATGATGCCAATCGCATAGTATTCGCTTCTGGAGCTTCAAATTTAGTCGAAGGAGATAATAACAACAGTATAGATATTTTTGTCTACGATTTAAATACGAGAGAAATCATTCGTATAGGGGGTAATGACGATTCTTTTTTTCCTTCAATTACTGCCGATGGTAGTAAAGTAGCATTTGCCTCTAATGCTTCAAATCTGGTTGAGGGGGATAACAATGAAGCTACCGATATTTTTATTGCCGATGTAGTTTTTTCCGATGCAAACACGCAAACCTTAAATCCTATTTTCAATCTTATTTCCAGTACGCCAAAGAGCGATCGTTTAATCGGTACAAAGGAAAATGACGAAATTTTTGCTAAAGAAGGCAACGACATCATTTTTGGCAAGGCTGGAGCAGACCTTCTTTGGGGACAAGAAGGCAATGATACTATAACGGGAGGCAAAGACCGCGATGTATTTATTGTTAGTGCTGATGAAGGAATCGATACTATTACTGATTTTGGTGGGGTAGGCAAAGGATTTAATCCTTCGCAAGCAGTTATCGATCGAGTCGATACTCTTCAATTTTCTGGAGAAGGGCTAACCGCAGAGAATTTGATTTTTACTCAGCAAGAAAACAACTTAGAAATTACTTTTGAAGGCGTAGAAGATACCAAAGTCATACTGCAAGATTTTGCTATAGAAGATATAGATAATCTATCCTCTGGTATCGGCAATATTCTTTTTAACTTTGATTCAAGGGTTACAGATAACTTCGACGTATTTAACACCGAGCAAATTCGTGGTAAAGTTTTTAATCCCAATACGGTGACTTTTCTTAACGATTTAGATAACACTGTTGGAGGTTTAGAAAATTCAAATGATGTAATTAATGGTCGCGGTGGAAACGATATTTTGCTGGGTCGTTCGGGAAACGATATTTTGCGCGGCAACGATGGTGATGATTTTCTTGATGGCGATACTGGGAACGACCGACTAGATGGCGGCGCGGGAAACGATCGTTTGTTTGGAGGGAAAAGAGAAGATCGATTTGTAGTTAGAGTACAAGAAGGAACCGATACGATTTTTGATTTTCAAAACGGGTTTGATTCTCTATTATTAGTCGAGGGACTAAAGTTTGAACCGACATTCCGCAGAAATAAAAAAATAACTGAATAA
- a CDS encoding elongation factor G — protein MSENKIENIRNVAIVGPYSSGKTTLLESILFVTKAITRKGTIKDGNTVSDHSAEARDRSMSVEVSVASTNYRDINFTFLDCPGSVEFIQETYNALIGAGAAIIVCEPAIDRVLTLSPLFKFLDDWEIPHLVFINKIDRNAHGYMEILEALKAVSSRPLVPQQYPIRQKDTCIGYIDLVTEQAYHYHLGNPADPVPIPEHLAEAERMARTEMLETLADFDDHLLEELIEEIEPPQEEILRDLKQDVSADLIVPVFCGMAESDYGVRPLLDALVKETPAPDITSQRRGLQTPTDDETAVQVLKTYFTSQGKLSLVRVWQGRLKDGMVLNGERIGGIYRLMGQQQESVNQANIGEIVALSRMESAKTGDTLTNCPLTKPFKSLPEAEKIAPVYALAIAPENRQDEVKVSNALSNLLEEDPSLYWEQHGDTHEVILWGQGEIHLQVALDRLKRKYSLPMSTNLPQVPYKETIRSSTNSHGRYKHQSGGHGAFGDVYLDIKPLSRGEGFNFHQTIVGGVVPRRYIPGVETGVREYLQQGPLGFPVVDVDVTLTDGSYHSVDSSEQAFKQAARIAMTEGMTKCKPVLLEPVLAIAVSAPTEFTSKALQLITRRRGQILGYDTIADWKGWDKVTGYLPQAEMHDFIVELRSLTLGVGFFEWKYAHLAEVPDKLANGILEEVASKNGQ, from the coding sequence ATGAGTGAAAATAAAATAGAGAACATTCGTAATGTAGCAATTGTCGGTCCTTATTCTAGTGGTAAAACTACTTTATTAGAAAGTATTTTATTTGTTACTAAAGCAATTACTCGCAAAGGAACTATTAAAGATGGCAATACCGTATCCGATCATTCGGCAGAGGCACGCGATCGCTCTATGAGCGTCGAAGTCTCCGTTGCCAGCACTAATTATCGAGATATTAATTTTACTTTTTTAGACTGTCCTGGTTCGGTCGAATTTATTCAAGAAACTTACAACGCTCTTATCGGTGCGGGGGCGGCTATAATCGTTTGCGAACCAGCGATCGATCGCGTTTTAACACTCTCGCCGTTGTTTAAATTTCTCGATGATTGGGAAATACCCCATTTAGTGTTTATCAATAAAATCGATCGCAATGCTCATGGCTATATGGAAATCTTGGAAGCTTTAAAAGCAGTTTCCAGTCGTCCTCTCGTTCCTCAACAATATCCTATTCGCCAGAAAGATACTTGCATTGGTTATATAGATTTAGTTACCGAACAAGCCTACCACTACCATTTAGGAAATCCTGCTGACCCCGTACCCATACCCGAACATTTAGCTGAAGCCGAAAGGATGGCGCGGACGGAAATGTTAGAAACCCTAGCTGATTTTGACGACCATTTACTTGAAGAACTAATCGAAGAAATCGAACCTCCCCAGGAAGAAATTCTTCGCGATTTAAAACAAGATGTAAGTGCCGATTTAATCGTGCCAGTTTTCTGCGGTATGGCAGAATCAGATTATGGAGTTCGTCCTTTACTCGATGCTTTAGTCAAAGAAACACCCGCCCCCGATATTACCTCTCAGCGTCGCGGTTTACAAACCCCAACCGATGACGAAACCGCAGTTCAAGTTCTCAAAACTTACTTTACTTCTCAAGGAAAGTTATCTTTGGTTCGCGTTTGGCAAGGTCGGCTTAAAGACGGCATGGTCTTAAACGGCGAGCGTATTGGCGGTATCTATCGTCTGATGGGACAGCAACAAGAATCGGTCAATCAAGCTAACATAGGCGAAATTGTGGCTCTCAGTCGAATGGAAAGTGCTAAAACTGGAGACACTTTGACCAATTGTCCTCTCACCAAACCTTTTAAATCACTACCCGAAGCAGAAAAAATTGCGCCCGTCTATGCTCTGGCAATTGCGCCAGAAAATCGTCAAGATGAAGTAAAAGTAAGCAATGCTCTTAGTAATCTCTTAGAAGAAGACCCTTCTTTATATTGGGAACAGCACGGCGATACCCACGAAGTAATTTTATGGGGACAAGGAGAAATACATCTTCAAGTTGCTTTAGACCGCCTGAAACGCAAGTATAGCTTACCCATGAGTACCAACTTGCCTCAAGTTCCCTATAAAGAAACTATTCGTAGCTCTACTAATTCACACGGACGTTACAAACATCAAAGTGGCGGTCATGGTGCTTTTGGCGATGTCTATCTAGATATCAAACCCCTATCTCGTGGCGAAGGTTTTAATTTTCATCAAACCATTGTCGGTGGTGTAGTTCCCAGACGCTATATCCCAGGAGTGGAAACGGGAGTAAGGGAATATCTACAACAAGGTCCTTTAGGTTTCCCCGTCGTCGATGTAGACGTTACGCTGACAGATGGTTCTTATCACTCAGTAGACAGTTCCGAACAGGCATTCAAACAAGCTGCTCGTATTGCCATGACCGAAGGAATGACTAAGTGCAAACCAGTGCTACTCGAACCTGTTTTAGCGATCGCCGTTTCCGCTCCTACTGAGTTTACTTCTAAGGCATTACAGTTAATCACCAGACGCAGAGGGCAAATCTTGGGTTACGATACCATTGCTGATTGGAAGGGTTGGGATAAAGTTACAGGTTACTTACCCCAGGCAGAAATGCACGATTTTATCGTCGAACTGCGATCGCTTACCTTGGGAGTCGGCTTTTTTGAATGGAAATACGCTCACCTGGCAGAAGTTCCCGATAAGTTAGCCAACGGTATTTTAGAAGAAGTTGCGAGTAAGAATGGGCAATAA
- a CDS encoding UbiD family decarboxylase, translated as MARDLRGFIKLLEQRGQLRRISALVDPDLEIAEISNRMLQAGGSGLLFENVKGSPFPVAINLMGTVERICWAMNMQQPEELEDLGKKLAMLQQPKPPKKISQAVDFGKVLFDVVKAKPGKDFFPPCQQVVIKDEDLDLNQIPMIRPYPGDAGKIITLGLVITRDVETGTPNVGVYRLQLQSKNTMTVHWLSVRGGARHLRKAAEAGKKLEIAIALGVDPLIIMAAATPIPVDLSEWLFAGLYGGSGVKLTKCKTVNLEVPADSEFVLEGTITPGEVLPDGPFGDHMGYYGGVEDSPLVRFHCLTHRKDPIYLTTFSGRPPKEEAMMAIALNRIYTPILRQQVSEITDFFLPMEALSYKAAIISIDKAYPGQARRAALAFWSALPQFTYTKFVIVVDKNINIRDPRQVVWAISSKVDPSRDVFILSETPFDTLDFASVKIGLGGRMGIDATTKIPPETNHEWGEPLESDPDVAAMVERRWQEYGLEDIDLAEEVNANLFGYDMR; from the coding sequence ATGGCAAGAGACTTACGGGGATTTATCAAACTTTTAGAGCAAAGAGGACAGCTAAGACGGATTTCGGCGTTGGTCGATCCCGATTTAGAAATTGCGGAGATATCTAACCGCATGTTACAGGCTGGCGGTTCTGGGTTGCTGTTTGAAAACGTTAAGGGTTCTCCTTTTCCCGTAGCGATTAACCTTATGGGTACGGTAGAGAGAATCTGCTGGGCGATGAATATGCAGCAGCCAGAGGAATTGGAAGATTTGGGGAAAAAGCTGGCAATGCTACAGCAGCCCAAACCCCCGAAAAAGATTTCTCAAGCCGTAGATTTTGGCAAAGTTTTGTTTGACGTAGTTAAAGCCAAACCAGGCAAAGACTTTTTTCCTCCCTGTCAGCAGGTGGTAATTAAAGATGAAGATTTGGACTTAAACCAAATTCCAATGATTCGTCCCTATCCTGGTGATGCGGGTAAGATTATTACTTTGGGGCTGGTAATTACTAGAGATGTAGAAACGGGTACTCCCAATGTAGGTGTCTATCGCCTTCAGCTACAGTCAAAAAATACCATGACTGTTCACTGGTTGTCGGTAAGGGGAGGGGCGAGGCATCTGCGTAAGGCTGCCGAAGCAGGGAAAAAATTAGAAATTGCGATCGCGCTAGGTGTCGATCCTTTAATTATTATGGCGGCGGCGACTCCCATACCTGTAGATCTATCAGAATGGCTGTTTGCAGGTTTGTATGGCGGTAGTGGAGTCAAGCTTACTAAGTGCAAAACGGTAAATTTAGAAGTTCCTGCCGACTCGGAGTTTGTCTTAGAAGGTACGATTACTCCAGGGGAAGTTTTACCCGATGGACCTTTTGGCGATCACATGGGCTACTATGGCGGGGTGGAAGATTCGCCTTTGGTTCGCTTTCACTGTCTCACCCATCGTAAAGATCCTATTTACCTTACTACCTTTAGCGGTCGTCCCCCGAAAGAAGAAGCAATGATGGCGATCGCGCTAAACCGCATTTATACCCCAATTTTGCGCCAGCAAGTGTCGGAAATAACTGATTTCTTTTTGCCGATGGAGGCTTTGAGCTATAAGGCAGCAATTATTTCCATCGATAAAGCCTATCCTGGTCAAGCCAGACGCGCTGCCCTGGCTTTTTGGAGCGCACTACCGCAATTTACCTATACTAAATTTGTCATTGTCGTCGATAAAAATATTAATATCCGCGATCCTCGTCAGGTGGTTTGGGCGATAAGTTCTAAAGTCGATCCCTCCCGTGACGTGTTCATTCTCTCCGAAACTCCCTTCGATACTCTTGACTTTGCCAGCGTCAAAATTGGTTTGGGAGGACGCATGGGTATTGATGCTACTACCAAAATTCCTCCCGAAACCAATCATGAGTGGGGCGAACCTTTAGAATCCGATCCCGATGTTGCTGCAATGGTCGAACGGCGTTGGCAGGAATATGGCTTAGAAGATATCGATCTTGCAGAAGAAGTTAACGCTAATCTATTCGGTTATGACATGAGATAA